From the Kitasatospora viridis genome, one window contains:
- a CDS encoding SMI1/KNR4 family protein has translation MWDTTSDYGVQPPLTEEAITEAEEDLDVTLPAALLDLLRTRNGGPIAAARSAFPTSRPTSWAADHVPFDHLMGIGDRNRVLSLLDSPYLTREWELPAELVLLSGDGHQWIALDYRAGGRHAEPSVTWFDAEFGRELALAPDFGSFLAGLTAPDDLSARP, from the coding sequence ATGTGGGACACCACCAGCGACTACGGAGTCCAACCGCCGCTCACCGAGGAGGCGATCACCGAGGCCGAGGAGGACCTGGACGTCACCCTCCCCGCCGCCCTGCTCGACCTGCTCCGCACCCGCAACGGCGGCCCGATCGCGGCCGCCCGGAGCGCCTTCCCCACCAGCCGGCCCACCTCCTGGGCCGCCGACCACGTCCCGTTCGACCACCTGATGGGCATCGGCGACCGCAACCGGGTGCTCTCCCTCCTCGACAGCCCCTACCTGACCAGGGAGTGGGAGCTGCCGGCCGAGCTGGTGCTGCTCTCGGGCGACGGCCACCAGTGGATCGCCCTCGACTACCGGGCCGGGGGCCGGCACGCCGAGCCGTCGGTGACCTGGTTCGACGCCGAGTTCGGCAGGGAGCTGGCGCTCGCCCCGGACTTCGGCTCCTTCCTCGCCGGGCTGACGGCCCCTGACGACCTGTCGGCCCGCCCCTGA
- a CDS encoding STM4011 family radical SAM protein, protein MDLSILYRGPLASCDYDCPYCPFAKRRDSTEQLRADRAALARFADWVAANTEDRLSILLTPWGEGLVRSWYRDTMVRLSHLPQVRRVAIQTNLSCRTGWLAEADPDTVALWTTYHPGQVSHERFLGKCRELTALGVRYSVGVVGQPEHLDAARRLRAELPADRYLWINAAEGRTYTDAEAADWSALDPLFHYSRHPHPSGGHPCRTGSSVISVDGEGTVQRCHFVRAPLGNLYDGSYRAALTPRPCPLAVCDCHIGYVHLETLPLYDVFVQGILERIPEGW, encoded by the coding sequence GTGGACCTCAGCATCCTCTACCGCGGCCCGCTGGCCTCCTGCGACTACGACTGCCCGTACTGCCCGTTCGCCAAGCGGCGCGACTCGACCGAGCAACTGCGCGCCGACCGGGCGGCGTTGGCGCGCTTCGCGGACTGGGTCGCCGCCAACACCGAGGACCGCCTGTCGATCCTGCTCACCCCCTGGGGCGAAGGCCTGGTCCGCTCCTGGTACCGGGACACCATGGTCCGGCTCAGCCACCTGCCGCAGGTCCGGCGGGTGGCGATCCAGACCAACCTGAGCTGCCGCACGGGCTGGTTGGCCGAGGCCGACCCGGACACCGTCGCGCTGTGGACCACCTACCACCCGGGCCAGGTGAGCCACGAGCGCTTCCTCGGCAAGTGCCGCGAGCTGACCGCGCTGGGCGTGCGGTACAGCGTCGGGGTCGTCGGCCAGCCCGAACACCTGGACGCCGCCCGCCGGTTGCGCGCCGAGCTGCCGGCGGACCGCTACCTGTGGATCAACGCCGCCGAGGGCCGCACCTACACCGACGCCGAAGCCGCCGACTGGAGCGCCCTCGACCCGCTCTTCCACTACAGCCGCCACCCGCACCCGAGCGGCGGCCACCCCTGCCGCACCGGCTCCTCGGTGATCTCGGTGGACGGCGAAGGCACCGTCCAGCGCTGCCACTTCGTTCGCGCGCCGCTCGGCAACCTCTACGACGGCTCGTACCGCGCGGCGTTGACGCCCCGCCCCTGCCCGCTGGCCGTGTGCGACTGCCACATCGGCTACGTCCACCTGGAAACCCTGCCGCTGTACGACGTGTTCGTCCAGGGCATCCTCGAACGCATCCCGGAAGGATGGTGA
- a CDS encoding STM4012 family radical SAM protein → MNSASPYQSYVYAYPHKTAYRELKPAVALREVWAGEPQHALSLYLHVPFCEVRCGFCNLFTRIGAPEGLTTAYLDALERQATAVREALDGDARFALAAFGGGTPTYLTAGELERLCDIAEHRMGADLRAVPLSVEASPDTATADRLRVLAERGTTRLSLGVQSFLDAEARSAVRPQKRAAVEAALGRIREAGFPVLNIDLIYGIDGQTEASWLQSLDAALAWRPEELYLYPLYVRPLTGLARRPGEESPAGWDAQRLRLYRAGRDHLLANGYQQVSMRMFRRADSPEAGGGEYSCQTDGMVGLGCGARSYTARLHYSFDYAVSATEVRSIIDGYVATRDFGHAAIGRWMTPEESRRRHLIQSLLQLEGLSLTDYQVWFGSSVLDDFEAELAPWQPWLATADGRLRLTPEGLAHSDAIGPALFSAQVRADMAAYRPR, encoded by the coding sequence ATGAACTCCGCCTCGCCGTACCAGTCCTACGTCTACGCCTACCCGCACAAGACCGCCTACCGCGAGCTGAAGCCCGCGGTGGCGCTGCGCGAGGTGTGGGCCGGCGAGCCGCAGCACGCGCTCTCGCTCTACCTGCACGTGCCGTTCTGCGAGGTGCGCTGCGGCTTCTGCAACCTGTTCACCCGGATCGGCGCGCCCGAGGGCCTGACCACCGCCTACCTGGACGCGCTGGAGCGCCAGGCCACGGCCGTCCGCGAAGCCCTGGACGGTGACGCCCGGTTCGCGCTGGCCGCCTTCGGCGGCGGCACGCCCACCTACCTGACGGCCGGTGAGCTGGAGCGGCTCTGCGACATCGCCGAGCACCGGATGGGCGCCGACCTGCGCGCCGTCCCGCTCTCGGTGGAGGCCTCGCCGGACACCGCGACCGCCGACCGGCTGCGCGTGCTGGCCGAGCGCGGCACCACGCGGCTCAGCCTGGGCGTGCAGTCCTTCCTGGACGCCGAGGCCCGCTCCGCCGTCCGCCCGCAGAAGCGCGCCGCCGTGGAGGCCGCACTCGGGCGGATCCGCGAGGCCGGCTTCCCGGTGCTCAACATCGACCTGATCTACGGCATCGACGGCCAGACCGAGGCGAGTTGGCTCCAGTCGCTGGACGCGGCGCTGGCCTGGCGGCCCGAGGAGCTCTACCTCTACCCGCTCTACGTCCGCCCGCTCACCGGGCTGGCCCGGCGGCCCGGCGAGGAGTCGCCGGCGGGCTGGGACGCCCAACGCCTGCGGCTCTACCGCGCCGGGCGCGACCACCTGTTGGCGAACGGCTACCAGCAGGTGTCCATGCGGATGTTCCGCCGCGCCGACTCGCCCGAGGCGGGCGGCGGCGAGTACAGCTGCCAGACGGACGGCATGGTGGGCCTGGGCTGCGGCGCGCGCTCGTACACCGCGCGACTGCACTACTCCTTCGACTACGCCGTCAGCGCGACCGAGGTGCGCTCGATCATCGACGGGTACGTGGCGACGCGGGACTTCGGCCACGCCGCGATCGGGCGGTGGATGACGCCCGAGGAGTCGCGCCGGCGGCACCTGATCCAGTCGCTGCTCCAGCTTGAGGGGCTCTCCCTGACGGACTACCAGGTGTGGTTCGGGTCCTCCGTGCTGGACGACTTCGAGGCCGAACTCGCGCCCTGGCAGCCCTGGTTGGCCACCGCCGACGGCCGCCTCCGGCTCACCCCCGAGGGCCTGGCCCACTCCGACGCGATCGGCCCGGCGCTCTTCTCCGCACAGGTGCGGGCCGACATGGCCGCGTACCGGCCGCGGTAG